Proteins encoded in a region of the Vitis riparia cultivar Riparia Gloire de Montpellier isolate 1030 chromosome 7, EGFV_Vit.rip_1.0, whole genome shotgun sequence genome:
- the LOC117917924 gene encoding tetraspanin-18-like, whose amino-acid sequence MRNRCHSSLAFLLKVLNFLQTFIGISIIFYSLWMLNQWNHQIPVPSPPAPSPDSSQFPFLMSDTARVPEDKTNPLAFAADMVSGSDDNGLVLQFITLPAPWFIYSFMGVGIVVCCITCIGHIAAEAINGCCLCFYTMLTVLLILLEAGLIAFVAFDHHWEKDLPFDPTGELENFRSFIEGNIDICKWVGITVVSIQALSLLLAMILRAMVSTQKTDYDIEDDYTAAGRNREPLLNPQASQTSGSSKGDGKGAYLETWSSRMREKYGLNRGNVKV is encoded by the exons ATGCGTAACCGGTGCCACTCTTCCCTCGCATTCCTCCTCAAAGTCCTCAATTTCCTCCAGACCTTCATTGGAATCTCCATCATTTTCTACTCCTTATGGATGCTCAATCAGTGGAACCACCAAATACCGGTTCCTTCACCTCCGGCGCCGTCGCCGGATTCTTCTCAATTTCCTTTCTTGATGTCGGATACGGCTAGGGTTCCTGAAGACAAGACCAATCCCTTGGCTTTCGCCGCTGATATGGTTTCTGGGTCCGATGACAACGGGCTCGTACTCCAGTTCATCACGCTTCCCGCTCCatg GTTCATCTACTCATTTATGGGTGTGGGAATTGTGGTATGTTGTATTACTTGCATCGGTCACATTGCGGCTGAGGCAATTAATGGCTGCTGCCTCTGTTTT TATACTATGCTCACAGTTTTACTCATTTTACTGGAAGCGGGTTTGATAGCATTTGTTGCTTTCGATCATCATTGGGAAAAG GATCTTCCATTTGACCCAACTGGAGAACTTGAAAACTTTCGTTCTTTCATTGAAGGCAATATTGATATTTGTAAGTGGGTTGGCATAACTGTGGTCTCAATTCAG GCATTATCTTTACTACTAGCAATGATCCTGCGAGCCATGGTTTCTACTCAGAAAACAGATTATGACATTGAGGATGATTATACTGCTGCTGGGAGGAATCGGGAGCCACTCCTAAACCCACAAGCAAGCCAAACTTCTGGGTCATCAAAAGGTGATGGCAAAGGGGCTTATTTGGAGACCTGGAGCTcacggatgagagagaag TATGGTTTGAACAGAGGCAATGTCAAAGTATAA